AGAAAGCCATTATTATCCTGCTCCAGACAATAAATAAAGTTTTGAGGCAGGCCCATATTGGAATCATAGTTCCTGAATCGGAAGGTCTGGGCACTAATGCCAAAACACGAAGTTGCCAGCATCAGCACGGACAGAATAACCCGAAATGAACCGGAAGCTTTAATCATTTTACGGGAGCTTTAGGTTTTATACCAATATTGTACTTGTATTTGGGAATACCTCCGATTGGAATACTGTAGAAGGGAAGTAGCTCCCCGTACTGGTTTTCCAGGTAAATAACAACGTTATTGCTTTTGATATTGGCCTTCTTGTTTTTAATTAGCTGAATATCCAACGAACTGTTAATATCATCGGCTGTTATCTGGTGGGTACTTGTGGCCCAGTGGTTTTCTCCCGAGATGGCCATAACCTCGCCGTTCTTCGACGGCGAGATAACCCTGATAACTCCGTCGTTATCCCAGTCAAAATTACTTTGCTTGATGGCTATCACGCGTTCGTCCATATATGGATAAATATGTGATACCTCATTATTGGCATCATGCAGTCTGAATTTATACTTAAAGTAAAAAGCAAAAGCCCCTTCCACTGGTCTGTTTTGCTCTCTGTCAGTGCTGAGGAAGAGACGGTACAGATTACCGTCGTCCCCGCTTATGCCTTCGATAACCAACTTGAAGACATAACCTCCATATTCAGGTAATAACTCCCCCTCACCCGGGTTGAAGGGACCAAAGGTATACCATTTGCTGTCGTATCTGGCATCATTCCCGAAAGATCTGGATGCCAGCATGGTTCCGCTCTTGTAATTACCATCCCTTACTATTCTGCGGGCTCCTTCATTTGAACAGGCACCTGCACCGCCGAATACCGAGAAAGTGGTTCTTGTGTTCCACTCGCCCTTTTGTTCGTCTAGTTCTCCTCCCGTATCCGGGTCAAACACTCTCAGGTAAATGGATTCCTGAAAAGATTCGGGAACGCTGAAAAAGATTATCTGTATGAAATCATCATCCCCCCAGGCGGTTTCTCCATCCTTCCCGAAGGTTACCAAAGCATGAATGTTTTCGTCCACCGCCGGTACGGGCTGGGCCATCAGGACCGGACTGATTAGCAATGATAGAAGTAAAAAATATATGAATTTCCTGATTTGCATAATTTCAGATTAATAAGTCTTTACTCCACAACAATATTGCGGTATGAGCAATGTCTACCATCCCTCCAATATGCTTCACACTTCACCATATATATTCCTTTCTTACGGAAAGTATGTCTAATTGTTTTACCCATTTGTTGTTCTTCTCCTGTACCAAAGTTCCAGAAATACTGTATATCACCTGTATCCTGGTATCCGTTTAAGCTGGCGTCAAACAGTATCTCCTCACCTTGTTTTATCCTTTCTGGGGCCTGGAAGTAAACCTGCTTTGTCATTTCAAGCAGTATCTTATTCCTGTCCGCAGCCTTCAACTCTTCACCAGTCACCGGATCTACAACGTTCAGTATGACCTCATATTGTCCGGGACCCGGGAAGCAGTAGTCTACTTCCGATCCTTCAAGTATCGTGCCGTCATTGAATTCCCAGATAAACCTGATTTGCATTGTATCTGGATCAAAGCCACTTGTCTCATACAGGGTGAAGCAATAGTAATCTTCGGTAACTTCAGACGGATCCTCGCAGAATGCGATTTGGTATTCAAATTGGTAGAGGTCATCAGAACCGTCCCTGTTGGATGCAAAAAGACCTCTGGATTCGTCCGTGAATATAAAACAGCTGAAATCATCATAGGGAGTGTTGACAGGTTCGGCCAATGCTACAGGTGTGTTCCATTTACCATCATAGATGGAGTAGAATATATCTGTTCCTCCCATGCCTCCGTGGCCATCCGAACTGAAGTACAGTTTACCGGAACTATGCCAAAAGGGAAAGACCTCATTCCCAGCAGTGTTGATCGCAGGGCCCAGATTTTCTGGAGTGTCCCATCTGCCTTCTACCTTACGGCTTACATAGATGTCGGTTCCTCCGTATCCGCCGGGCATATCCGAGCAGAAGAACAGCATGGTACCATCAGTCGAGAGCGATGGGTGGGTTACGGAGTATGATCCGTAACCGAAGGACAGCTCTCTAAACTCCTGCCAATTGCTTCCTGCTTTTTGCGATTGGAAAAGCCAAAGCTGATTTGGTTCACGATTTCCGCGCTGTAGCTTTAGTTCATTTTTCTTGTTGAGCGTAGCAATCAGAGTAACCCCGTCAGTACTCATTGTCATCGGACCTACGGTAAGTTCCTGACCTGCAGTCGCTTCAAACAATGTCGTACGTCCAGTGTTTCCATCTTTATCGATGTGAGCTTTATATAGTTTGTACAGGAAACGGTCCTCCTGATCAAATACATTCTTGACAAGGTTGCTCTTACGGTTGGAGATAAAGTAGAGTGTTGAATCATGAACAAATGGAGCCATCTCGTTGGTTATAGGGTCGTTAAGTTTAAGCTTTCTGACTGTGAGCTCCTGCCCCTGAGTGCAGACTACTGTCAGGAATGCAGCCGATACCGTGGTAAATATATATTTCAAGCAACTCTTCATACTGTCACTCCTAAAATATTATGGCACGCTTTAAAAAAATCTCGGGCTTACTGTGTTGACCTTATAGCCAAAGTCAAACTTCAGTGATATTTCATGGCTTCCGCTGTTCATATTGCTCAGATCTCCGGTTGGATAATCGTAGCTATATATTACCCTAAGCTGGGGTGTGGCCTGCCATGCGGCCAGTGCGATTATTTCGCTGTTGGTGCGATATGCGGCTCCCAGCCAAAAAGTGTTGTCATATATAAAGCTGGCGCTTAGGTCAGCTACAGTTGTTCCTGAAGGTTTGAAGCGCACCAGAAATGATGGCTGCATCGAAATAAGTCCTCCAAGCGGGAAGAGATAACCTCCCGTAAGGAAGTAATCAGTCTCTGGCAGTTCTATTTCTGACGACTCATGGGCCAGTTGACCGTTGTAGAACATATCAGGTATTGACAGGCCAAGGAAGAAATCAGTTCCATACCAGGCCATGCCAAATCCCAGAGCAGGCTTTATATAGTTCTCATTATCCCTGAATACTTCATCAGTCTCGTCCTGCAGGTTTACCTTGTGCCAGTTGAGACGGGCAGAATAAAAACCTCCACTGATACTAAAGGCCAACCGGTTAGTGGTACTCGTACGTACTCTGTATGCGTAGGAAGCAGAGAGCCCTGTATTCTGGGCTATTGCAACATTTTCGTTGAATGCTGACAGTCCCAGGGCAATATTGTCGTTCTTGAGAGGAGCATGCATAGAGAAAAACTGAGCCTTAGGGGCATCATTCATTCCAGTCCATTGCATCCTGGCAGATAAAAGTGCAGAGAGGGTTTCGGCTGAACCTGCGAAGGCCGTATTTACAGCATAACGGTTGTGCATATACTGCGTCATCAGCACCTCTTTTTGAGAATAGCCACTGATACAACAACAGAAGGTAAGTATAGTCAGTAATCTCAGCCTCATGCTACTAGTATACGGAACTTTTTATTATTAAATAGTCTTTTATATCAACACCTTCTCCACGGAAATTGAAGTAATAGTATCCGTCAGGCAGAATCTTACCGCTGTTATCAGTGCCTCCCCAGTCATTCTGATAATCTCTTGACTGATATACAACCTTGCCCCTTACGTCAAATATGATAAGTTCGTTGTTTGCCACAACATCTGCACCTTCAATTACAAGCACATCATTCTTGCCATCTCCGTTGGGAGATATCCCGTTATAGTGCTTAACTCCGGTTACTGTAATTGTAACATCATCTGAAACTGACGAGCAAACCCCGTTGGAAAGGGTCCATCTCAGCCTGTTTAAACCATAGCGAAGATTACTGATTGGAGTGGTGGGATCATTTATCCCTGCTATCACGGCATTACCTTCAATAACAGCCCATACGCCTGAGCCAAAGGGTAGGCTTGCCTGAAGTGTATAATCTGTTTTGTTGTACAGAATTGTATCCCTACCTGCGGTAAACAAGTCTGTCTCCGGTTTTTTGTAAAACTTTACCCTGACTACATCCGAGCTGAGGCAGTCGCCATTTGTTATTGTCCAGGTCAGGTCTTTTTCTACAACACCGGTGGTAAGTGCAGAAATTCTGAAACCTGTTTTAGGGTCTGAAGTATCATCAAATACTCCGTCACCGCTCCATTGACCTATTCCCATGCCTGGGGCTGCGGCATTGAGTTCAACCAAATCACCGCATACTTCAGTATATTCACCGGCATCGGCATTAACCTTAAGGTCGGGTATTACTACAGTACTTCCCGCTTCACCGTTATAAGATGTGACACATCCGTTTACATCGGTTACGTTGATAAGTCTGAATTCGGTTTCTCCGGTAATGTTGCGGGAAAAACTGTAGGCAGAAGAAGTAATGTTTAATGTAGATTCCTGATTGCCGGCAGCATAACGGGCCTGCCAGGGCCCGTTACCCTGAAGCGTCAGATTTATTGTAGCATTGCCGCTCCCGCATATTGTACTTTCACTATCAATAGTAGCAGCAGGCTGACCATTCAGAGTCACATTTACCTGATCATTTGCCTGGCATACGCCATTAATCTGAGTAAATGTCAGGGTGTAGGTCCCTTCATTATTGGCGGTAAATACAGGGTTGGCAATACTGTTGTCGCTAAAGTTGCCCCCACTGCCGCTCCAAAGGTAGGAGGTATGTCCATTTCCGGAACCGGGTGTTGCATTAAGTGTAGTAGAGAGTCCGCATGTTACTATATCATCACCTGCGCTGAAGGGTGCAGTAGGTATGCGGTCTATCCTTATTACGGTCTGACCCCACATATCAGATTCATTATAGGTAGTGCTGTCACCATCCAAACCGGTTGTCAGTTTGATTGTAATCTCATTATCGTCAGGATAATCGACAGTATGAACCTGTGTTTTGATAGCACCATCTGTGGCAGGATAATAATTTTCAACGAATTTGGGACTTCTCATCAAAAAGCCACTGACATCCCCACGTACTTCAATTCCAACATCAACAGGTCCATCAATAGCTGTATTAAATTCAATCTGAATTTCAACATCACCACTTTCACAAATAGCCTGATCCGGTGTAAGTAGCCTGGCAAAATAGCTCTCCTGCCCTTGCGCTAATTGAATTGCATAGGGTAGGGCCAGCAACAGGCAGAGGAAAAGGAAACGGCGCAGCGTCTGGTAAATATGCTTACTAATTTGGTTTAACACAGCCTCAATAAGTTTAGATAACGCCTCCATAGGATTTGAATACAAGCCCTATATGGTTGTAAGTTTAAAATAAATTTCCGAAAAATGAAAAAAAAAGGGCA
The genomic region above belongs to Xiashengella succiniciproducens and contains:
- a CDS encoding PKD domain-containing protein — its product is MKSCLKYIFTTVSAAFLTVVCTQGQELTVRKLKLNDPITNEMAPFVHDSTLYFISNRKSNLVKNVFDQEDRFLYKLYKAHIDKDGNTGRTTLFEATAGQELTVGPMTMSTDGVTLIATLNKKNELKLQRGNREPNQLWLFQSQKAGSNWQEFRELSFGYGSYSVTHPSLSTDGTMLFFCSDMPGGYGGTDIYVSRKVEGRWDTPENLGPAINTAGNEVFPFWHSSGKLYFSSDGHGGMGGTDIFYSIYDGKWNTPVALAEPVNTPYDDFSCFIFTDESRGLFASNRDGSDDLYQFEYQIAFCEDPSEVTEDYYCFTLYETSGFDPDTMQIRFIWEFNDGTILEGSEVDYCFPGPGQYEVILNVVDPVTGEELKAADRNKILLEMTKQVYFQAPERIKQGEEILFDASLNGYQDTGDIQYFWNFGTGEEQQMGKTIRHTFRKKGIYMVKCEAYWRDGRHCSYRNIVVE
- a CDS encoding type IX secretion system membrane protein PorP/SprF, whose product is MRLRLLTILTFCCCISGYSQKEVLMTQYMHNRYAVNTAFAGSAETLSALLSARMQWTGMNDAPKAQFFSMHAPLKNDNIALGLSAFNENVAIAQNTGLSASYAYRVRTSTTNRLAFSISGGFYSARLNWHKVNLQDETDEVFRDNENYIKPALGFGMAWYGTDFFLGLSIPDMFYNGQLAHESSEIELPETDYFLTGGYLFPLGGLISMQPSFLVRFKPSGTTVADLSASFIYDNTFWLGAAYRTNSEIIALAAWQATPQLRVIYSYDYPTGDLSNMNSGSHEISLKFDFGYKVNTVSPRFF
- a CDS encoding gliding motility-associated C-terminal domain-containing protein — its product is MLNQISKHIYQTLRRFLFLCLLLALPYAIQLAQGQESYFARLLTPDQAICESGDVEIQIEFNTAIDGPVDVGIEVRGDVSGFLMRSPKFVENYYPATDGAIKTQVHTVDYPDDNEITIKLTTGLDGDSTTYNESDMWGQTVIRIDRIPTAPFSAGDDIVTCGLSTTLNATPGSGNGHTSYLWSGSGGNFSDNSIANPVFTANNEGTYTLTFTQINGVCQANDQVNVTLNGQPAATIDSESTICGSGNATINLTLQGNGPWQARYAAGNQESTLNITSSAYSFSRNITGETEFRLINVTDVNGCVTSYNGEAGSTVVIPDLKVNADAGEYTEVCGDLVELNAAAPGMGIGQWSGDGVFDDTSDPKTGFRISALTTGVVEKDLTWTITNGDCLSSDVVRVKFYKKPETDLFTAGRDTILYNKTDYTLQASLPFGSGVWAVIEGNAVIAGINDPTTPISNLRYGLNRLRWTLSNGVCSSVSDDVTITVTGVKHYNGISPNGDGKNDVLVIEGADVVANNELIIFDVRGKVVYQSRDYQNDWGGTDNSGKILPDGYYYFNFRGEGVDIKDYLIIKSSVY